In Anolis carolinensis isolate JA03-04 chromosome 4, rAnoCar3.1.pri, whole genome shotgun sequence, the genomic window TTTCAGTGAAAGATACTCTGTACAGGGCTCAAATCTAGACAAATTATAGATCAGTTACTATATCaatgaaaatgaaggaacagtCCCTAAATAGTTTTCAGAAAGCAGCATAAGGAGAGAAAACCTGCAGAGCTTGGGCAAATGAAGAAAACTGAAGCAGCAATAGTCAGGGTAGTTCAAATCTTATTCTGAACACAGATGTGAAGGCAAAATGAATCTTAAGACACTAGAAAAGCCCAGACACCCTTGCCCCAATCCAATAGTACCTTTTCCCATCTATGTTACAAAGTTGAGATTATATGGAGTAAATGCACTAGAATTAGATACGCCACATACTGGTTTAAATAAAATGAGGACACAAACATCTCAAATAGTGTTTATTTAAACTTAAACATACACAAAGCCTTATGCTACTAGTACACAAGCCCCACCAActccttttattttttcttctgctCTTCTGCTGAAGAATTTTGCTTTCACAATCACAGGCTGTTTGGGAAGCTTTCCTTTGCCCAGAACTTTATAATATCCCTGAAAAGATAAGAAGTTAGCACATACTGGTAAAGCACAAAAGGATTATATACAGAACGTCCCTTACGGCCATTGCTAGCTTTAAGTAATTCCAACAGAATTTGCACATACAATAGTTATTtgctaaatgctataaataacaaATTCTGCCAGAGAACTAGAGACTAATATGTAAAGTTTCATCTGGGGCAGAAATATACTAGTTTTCTCTATGCAGAGTCCAGTCTCTACAAACACACAACAAAATTGTATGGTCAAGTAGTCTGCACATATTGTTACTGAAAAAGGAATCCCAATATATACTGAATTCAAAGGATTTTATAACTGGAAATAAGATCCAGGCCATCAAGCCAGTAACTATTGCAAAGTATAGACTTTATTTGAAAAATACCACTTTCCACCCATATACAGGGTAATATTCTGCTAGCAACTAAACTACAATGTTGTACTTACCTTAACATACTATCTTAAAAaatgcaacaacaaaaaaccagtGTAGTATTCCGATAAAAAATGATCACAAGCCTTCACTGAAACCAACAGTTTTTCAAGCAATATTAAGATCTCATACATGTTCCAGGATATGCTCTTCTGAGCTAATTAATATCACTGATACCCATGGATTGTGATAAAAGACTTGAGATCACAGCCAGTCATATCTGGAATTTCTCTCCGAGAAACAAAGCATACCATAACAACGAGCTGTTATGATACTGCGCTAATCTCGTGTAAGAGTGTTTACATTTCACAcatttgcttaaaaatataaccaAATACTTTATATAGGTGCCTGAATTACAAACCTCTATAACTCACAAGAGTTCAATGataatcatgtctggaatttcagtTTACAAAATGATTTTGTAGTACCCTAAGAGACTAATAAAGAACACAGtaggtagcataagcttttacaGATCTTGGGTgcatctaaattgtagaattaatgcagcctgacatCACACtagctgccatggcttaatgctgtggatacatgggagttatagtttggtgagacaccagcattctggCAGAtgataaagatcttgtaaaactacaactcccatcctgggCTCACACAACTTTATGAcccaaggaaaaaaaatgtaatgtgccttAACTGAGAAATGATTAGGGAACAAACAAGACAACTGCATGTCTGCACAAACAAGTTCAGCATGAAACACAAGTCTGGAAAAACTTACCGAGCGTACAACATCAATAACGGGTGCTAACCCAGCTGGATGCTTGGCATATTTGAGCCTTGTCTGTTCACTGACGAGGGTCCAGAGCTTATCTAAATTAACCGTGGGGCAGAAGTGCTGGTTCTTCTTCAAGTGGTAGTGTCTCATACCAACCTTTCCAAAATAACCAGGatggctaaaaaaaaaaagcatactgtatgaatttaaaaaaatcattttgaaataaatatgcatGATAGCATCACTGAAAACACATCCATGATGAAAATTATTTGGATCTTTCTAACCTGGTTTCCAGCTTGGTTTCGCAACCAAGACAGCCTTGGCTGCTTTTAACAGATGCCAAGAAAAGCAATGGAATATAATCCATCTAATTTTCTCTGACTACTATTGACTTTTATCATCAAAACAAACTACAAActacatacaggcagtccttgagttacaagcATCCGACTTAcacatgactcatagttaagaatggaggtgagacaagagaaagtgagagaaatctccctcttggaagggaaattcacttttggaacagttatcatggggaaaaggtgtatcaactgaagctttagaaccaatttttgtttccacaacaagccattttttaaaacatatctaAATTATCATGGAcaaatgaggtgaaatctgaaggggcacagacagcaaaacaaacactgtcTGTGCCCGTTTTAGCTGTCCAAagctaaaatatgtatttttggctggagGTACACTTTTAAAAGtggacctgttctgacttacaaacaaattcaacttaaggacaaacctacagaacttatcttgtttttACTTGGGGGCTGCATGTATTTCACACACTTAACTCCCTCTGATGTTACGACTCAATCAGGTCTGGGGGATTTATGCTTGAGCTTTCCAACTACTGCCGTGATTAAATATATACTTACCTTCCATAAATATAGCTCagtatttgaaaacatttttacttACACATATAAAGAAAATTGCCACTAAACAAAATTAATTAGTAGCCAAATAAATGGTGAGGAGGGGAGTGAAGAATTCACTGGATGAAGGACAGAACAGGATATAAGAAAGTATAGCTTACTATTTGTCGAAGTTAATCCTGTGGTGATGCATTCCCCCAGCATTTCCTCGCCCTCCAGGATGTTTCCTGTGCTTACCTAtgagaaacatttaaaacaatgactttttttttgcaacaatGACTTAACAAGCTGATAACCAGTAATACTGTTTAGTgcctgatttatggtgatcctatgatgGCTTTGCCTtgttctgagagagtgtgacttgcctaacagcacctagtgggtttccatggcttagtGGAAATTTGAACCCTAGAGCTGTAGTCTGAGGCTCAAAACtactatgccatgctggctcATTCCTGAACTAATAGTACACTTGTAATACTGATGAGGGGGATGAGTGAGCAGATggtaaactgtgttgtcgaaggctttcatggctggaatcactgagttcctgtgagttttccgggcggtatggccatgttccagaaaaatcctctggaacatgaccatatagcctgaaaaacacacagtaACCTAGATGGTAAATTACTTGCCATCTTCAAAGCCCTGCTGACTTAAGCTGCAATAGGATAAGTGAGTGAGCACAAATTTATCTCTTCTAATTGGTTGAGCTTCCAAAAATGTGTTAGAATAAGGGGAGATAAAGGTAAGATGAGAAGCACAGGGGTCTCCTGAGTATATAAAAGGAGCTTGGATCTAAGCCCACTCAGTAGGCCCCATTTCAGAACATATTGCTGATAGAAATACTATTGATAAATATGGGTCAACAGAGCTTTCTATGGCATAACTGGATCTTCTGAGTTTCAGTTTCTGTCCACTGGTAGAGAGGAACTATCACATCATATTCTTTGTAGGTCAGCTTTCTATGGGTTTTGTGTTAGGACTAATAAACTGCCAACATAAAATGTGTAACGTAATTCTTGTAAGCCAAGATTTAGCATGCTTAGGGAACTTTAAGACTGCAATCTCACTCATGCTGATTTAAGGAGCAATCCTGCAATAAACAGTAGAGGCCTGTACTCAGAATTATCCCATTTTGTTTAGTACTTAGGAGTAAATGTCTAAACCTGTAGTCTTAGCATTTTTTTAGTATCATGCACAGGATAGGTCTGTTACTGTTTTATGGTGAAGTGTGGGCTTACTGGCAATGATGGCAAAGGATGGCATTCAGGCTTccgctttaaaaacaaacaaactcctaAACCTTCCCCAGCAAAAAAGGTACATGTTTATTAGATTGGTTTCTGCATGGTCTACCAGAAAGCAATTATTTTGCAAATATTGCTTTCTGGTAGGCCATACTAAACCCAATTTCATCAGCCTCAGGAAGCGTGATATACAGAAGTATAATCTTCACTGCCAATGAAGGATATTTAAAACTTTAAATCTTAGATAACTGTAATGAAGcaaatttctcttttcatttgtttttactgaccATACACAAAAAGGCAAAAACTTTTTCAGAGCCCATGCAGAGGACACAATTTTTGGATTCTTTGAAGAAGTCCTGAAATGAGGGATTTTGGAAACTTCTATATCCTAGTGAGCCCAGATTGATAAATACGTTTTATAAGGCTGTAATGTAAGACTTCATGTTACATAATATTGTTTTTTTACCCATGTTTACACGatttattcctgcttcttctataTAATACCCTACTTGCTTGCTATGTATCAGTGAGGATTCTTTTTTAAACGACTTAGTTACATAGCTCTCTGAAAACGACTTTATGTTGATTGGCAAAGGAAACCTTGATCAATGTAAAATACGTTCTTCCATATGGCCTGTGTTAACCCTGAGCTGTCTCTCAAAACCCTATTAGGCCCAACCTGCTTGCAGACTGATAAATATTACTTACCCTTGGACTAAACACTTCCCTCTGGTATAACTGTTCACCAgtttaaaagtaataaaatggATGGGAAACTGTAACAATGGAAGTTAGCTAACTTTCTAGACAGAAGATACTAAATGGCCAAAGCAGAAGACTGCAAGACATGAAGTATCAATAATGACATAATCCTAATAAGCAGGATGCCCTCTATACATACCAATGCGGCCATGGCCATGGCTGACGTGACCTCGCAGCTTCCTTGTCTTTCTCAGTCTTGAaggctttaaaaaaagaacataaaCAAAAAGCACTAAAAACAACCAAATCTTGGTAAACAAGCTTCACATTTCAAAGGCCAAAGAACGTTTTGCGTACATTGCCATCATCTCAAGATTTTGTCCTAACAtccccttaattttttttatgGATCCAAGTCTTCCAACATATAAGCTCTTCTTTACCAACACATTGGCATTCAATTGCATCTTGAACCATTTAATTCATTTAAGTGTTTCTTTCTAGcaggtattatattattactctCTTACAGAACAGTATTATCTCATCAATTTGATTTTATTCTCACAAACCTTTGAGGCAGATTTGACTATATGATGGTGACAGGCACATGAAAACTCACTGATGTTCATGTAAAGAGTAGAACGTAGATCTCTACAGTCTGATAGTATTCATAATACAggtagtctccaagttatgaacaagatcaaTACTGTAGGTGCTTAAGTTTGatttgtatgtaaatcggaacaggtacatttttttaagactaactccagccaaaaatatattttttagctttggacagcatagggaaggattcacatccttgtggtgtttgttctgctctctgtgtccctgttcaaaagatttcacctcactttctgctccTGTAATGACTGGATTTtgcaaaatttggcttgttgtggaaacaaggattttgctaaaacttcagtggacacctttcccccataataACTTTTTCCCATCTGAGGAGTAGATTTATTTCACTTCATGTTGTgccacccccattcttaactatgagtcgtttataagtcagatgtttgtaactcatggaCTGCCTGTGCATGCTAtgttttgttatgtgccttcaagtcatctctgacTTATGACGGGTCAACCTATCAGAGGGCATTTTTAGCAAAATTTGCTCAGAGAGTGGTTACCATTGCCCTTTTGTGAGGCtgcaagagtgtgacttgccaaggcttaccaagtgggtttccaaagccaagtggggatttgaacttggtCTCATTAAACTGTAATCCACACTTAAAACAACTACACCACACTGTCAAGATACTATACTGCATATGCATAAATATGATCTTACGGTGCATCTATACTAGGcgtgggcaaaccttggccctccaggtgttttgaacttcaactctcacaattcctaacagccaagtttaaaacacttggagggccaaagtttgcccttgcctgatctacactgtagaatttatgctgTTTGAGGCTTTAGCTATCATGACTaattgctacagaatcatggaagGAGCAATTTGGTGAGGATTCAGCATTTTTTGTTTATAAAGGAGGCTAGAGATcttgcaaaagtgtgtgtttatttctagaggttaatgtttaaattttataatttttgtatgtttttgctCATTGatgtatgttgttattgtttttatctggtattatctgtgagccgccctgagtccccttcgggggagatggatgTGGggtataaacttattattattattgcaaaacaacaactcccataatcccatagcattgagccatggcagttcaagtgatgccaaGCTGCATCAGTTCCAAAGTGCATCCATAGCCATAACAACTAGGAAAGTGATGGGAATAATATCCACCATTTTAAGCTCTTTGGAAGCACAGTATCGTACAagcaaaataaatagaaaacaagAAAGCACAATGAGCAGAAATGTTATGGTGCAgaattatgggcccttccactcagcaaaataacccagaatatcatggcagataatccacaatatctgctttgaactaggttatctgaatccacactgccatataacccagtttaatgtggattttagacAGCAGTGAGAAAGGGACCTCAGTCACCTAAAATGTTAGTTAGCTACGTGcctaggcctcttctacattgccatataatctagattttcaaagcggataatacacattatctgctttgaactggattatacgaatcTAAACTGCCAAACAATCCAGATTTAATAATCcacattacagtagaatctcatttatccaacactcgcttatccaacattctggattatccaatgcattattgttgtcaatgttttcaatacatcgtgatattttggtgctaaattcgtaaatacagtaattactaagtagcattactgcatactgaactactttttctgtcaaatttgttgtataacgtgatgttttggtgcttaatttgtaaaatcataacctattttgatgtttaataggcttttccttaatgcatcattatccaacatattcgcttatccaacattctgccggcccgtttatgttggataaatgagacgctactgtatctgctttgaactggattatgattcTGCACTGCcaaacaatccagattatcaaagcacatcATCCTTAATgcatcattatccaacatattcgcttatccaacattctgccggcccgtttatgttggataaatgagacgctactgtatctgctttgaactggattatgattcTGCACTGCcaaacaatccagattatcaaagcacatcatccaaattatctgctttgaactggattatacgagtctacactgccatataatctagttcaaatcagataatccggattttatctAGCAATGTGGAAGGAGCCTAGTGTGACCTGCCATGGCTGGGTGCTGTATAGAcccaccctgggagttgtagtttggcgaggcaccaaagAGAagagcagagaaggctcaaggcctggTAAAACAACTACAAAACCTCAGGAAACGGCCAACAGCGCATTTAAAGAGACAACAACAAttttagggggaaaaaacccGATACGAATCCTACCATCTTGTCGCGTTCCTGAAGAAAAGAAGATGCCGCTCTCGCGAGATGTCAGGGTGAAAAGCAAAGCAAGATCGCGCGAGAACCTCgcaaagaaaaggagggagggagggaggaagcgaGAGCGAGGGGAAACTCTCGCGACGCCTTGCGTGCCCCGTTGCTGTCACCATGGTAAGGGCAGGATTTGGACTCAGTTTGCGATGATGCTTCACCAAACGAAATCTAACCCACCAAGGATgccctagcattgagccctggtaattaaagtggtatcaaactgcattacttctacagtgtagatcaggcataggcaaacttgggccctccaggtattttggacttcaactcccaccattcctaacagcctcaggccccttcctttcccccctcagccgcttaagcggctgagggggaaaaggaaggggcctgaggctgttaggaatggtgggagttgaagtccaaaatatctggagagcccaagtttgcctgtgCTTGGTGTAGATACAGCCTGAGTTTTATTCATGTTGCCAGGCATTGTTGTCTTTTCTGCTGAGGCCTGACTTTTCATGATATGAAGGCCCTAGCAGTTTCTTGGTTTTTAGagaaagttcaggcttgattggTTCTATCTAtagttgatagactctataacaggcctgggcaaacttgggcccgccgggtgttttggacttcaactcccacaattcctaacaggccagtagaaattgtgggagttgtagtccaaaacacccagaaggcccaaatttgcccaggaCTGGTTTTAAGCtacagcattctttgacagagaaggcccaagaccttgcaaaactacatatctccatagcattgaaccaaggcagtcaAAGTgggttcattctacagcatagatgcaccccaatgttttctttccattgctggaagctttggtgttccaacactttttaaaaagcttttaaaggaGTTCTAAGCACGCAGCAACTCAAATCGCATATTTCAAAAAGAGTGTGCCTTTtgctgctgcgcattacattctccagaaaatacttttttttggtttGAGGTTTGCATTAGATCCGATGGCGTATTAAATACGTTTTGGTATGTTTTTAGTTTTGTCCTGAAATAGGAAGAGAAGCAGTAATGCACcactccattctgattaatggtaGAGGCAAAGTCTGGGATATATTGAactatttaaagcagtggttctcagcctgtgggtccccagatgttttggctttcaactcccagaaaccctaacagctggtaaactggcagggatttctgggagttgtaggccaaaacacctggggacccacaggttgagaaccactgtgttagatgaACCAGCGCTAGACACCTAAATTTCCAGTTTCCTCCTTTTCACCTGAAATCCAATTgtgcatgttattattattattacatcacttctaccccgcccttctcacccatcaggggactcagggcggcttacaatataaacatacacattaaaaacagttgtcatcaaatttaaaaatccatcaagattaaaaattacaataaaattaagaatatccattaaaatatacataattatacatttaaatatacatttaaggcgctttccatgttcatgtggggtctgtcagtaggtcatatgttcttatctcatttttgctgttactcatgctcaaatgcctggtcccataaccatgtttttgtcctctttcggaaagacaggagggagggagcctgcctgacttcaatggggagggcgttccataggcggggagccaccactgaaaaggccctgtctctcatccccgccagccgcacctgtgaggctgacgggaccgcgagcagggcctcatctgacgatcttaagcttcgaggtgggtcgtagcgggagacacgttcggacagataagctgggccggaaccgtttagagctttataggctaaagccagcaccttgaattgtgctcggtagctaattggcagccagtggagctggcgtagcagaggagtagtacgctccctgaacgccactccagttattaacctggcagcctcccgttggactaattgaagcttccgaacagtcttcaaaggcagccccacgtagagtgcgttgcagtagtctaaacgggatgtaacaagggcgtggaccaccgtggccaagtctggcttcccaaggtatggtcgcagctggcgcacaagttttaattgtgcgaaggctcccctagccaccgctgagacctggggttccaggctcaacaatgagtctaggatcacccccaaactgcgcacctgcgccttcagggggattgtgaccccatccagcacaagctgtaacccagtaccctgttcggccttccgactgaccaagaggacctctgtcttgtctggattcaatttcaatttgttggccctcatccagtccgacacagcggccaggcaccggttcaggacctggacagcctccttagtgacaggtgggaaggagtgacagagctggacatcatctgcgtacagatgacaccgcaccccgaaactccggatgatctctcccagcggcttcatgtagatgttaaacaacatgggagataacacagagccctgtgggaccccacaagtcaacggttgtgggtccgagcaggcatcccccaatgacaccatctgggatcgaccctccaggaatgagtggagccactgcaaaacagtacctccaagtcccattcccacgaggcgtcccagaaggataccgtgatcgacggtatcgaaggccgctgagaggtccagcagaaccagcagggacacactccccctgtccagttcccggcgaagatcatcgactaaggcgaccaaggctgtctcggtaccatgctccagcctgaagccagactgtgccggatccagaaaatcagtgtcaaccaagaatccctggagctgtgaagcaaccacatgttccaagaccttgcccaaataggggagattggaaataggccgaaagtttccaaattgagtgggatccaatgatggctttttcaacagcggcttgatcacagccatttttaggctcgctggaaacttgccctcccgcagggaggcattcaccaccaccttcacacactcggccaaaccccctctggcttctctcaccagccaggatgggcaggggtccaggatgcatgtggtcggtctcgcctctccaaggatcttgtccacatcctcgagctcaaccaattgaaatgaatccaacaaaactggacaagcaggtgcactcgttacatcctcagagactgccgttaatatggtgtcaaagtcggaacggatcagagcgactttgtccgcaaagaaccgagcaaatgcttcacagcgggctgccgagttatcagggctcccaccttgattggtgggagttaataACCCTCTGacgacacggaacagcgccgccggacggttctgtgcggacgcaatgttggccgcaaggtggactctccttgcagctttgattgccgcggcatatgccctaagataggagcctagccgtgttcggtctgactcgttatactctgatcgccacacgcactctagttccctcttctttcacttcatcgctgccagctcctcagtaaaccaaggagctggtttagctcggttactcgagaggggacgctccggagcgatcgtgtctattgccctagtcatctctccattccagagagagaccagagcatcaacaggatcacctgccgaggaggcgggaaattccccaagagccgtcaggaatccttctggatccataagtctcctggggttttaggtccaccacccctgcagaggttggggggtgcagtaagtctaaacctgatcaggtgatggtcggtccatggcaacggagcgatggtgagctcctccacaccgccaccttcctcccatccctgacagaagaccaagtccagtgtgtgtcccacactgtgggtggggcctgttactaattgggacagccccatggttgccatggcggccatgaagtcctgagctgcacctgagaggttggtctcggcatggacattgaagtcccccagcactatgagccgccgggactccaacgccaggcccgagaccacctcagctagctcaggcagggagactgtagtgcagcggggtggtcggtacactaacagaatccctaatctgtcccggtctcccactgGGGATTTCATCAGTACCAGTTGTTGCAATGGTTCTTGTTGTTGCTGCCTTCTTGGCCTtcagtattttctttttcttcttctttttttgccatGATAGATGCCTAAACATCTACCAATTGCTTTAATCAGT contains:
- the LOC100563694 gene encoding large ribosomal subunit protein uL15, whose protein sequence is MPSRLRKTRKLRGHVSHGHGRIGKHRKHPGGRGNAGGMHHHRINFDKYHPGYFGKVGMRHYHLKKNQHFCPTVNLDKLWTLVSEQTRLKYAKHPAGLAPVIDVVRSGYYKVLGKGKLPKQPVIVKAKFFSRRAEEKIKGVGGACVLVA